In the genome of Oxalobacter aliiformigenes, one region contains:
- a CDS encoding AraC family transcriptional regulator, protein MTGSDERQTRIAAINRTIAGKILPRMPEPGNWPTVIPGLILYRRDWNYLSENCFYPPAITAVIQGQRNSFLGEREYHYEEGECLVHSVDVPSVNYYTKATPEKPFLSVSLQVDRYLAARFAREIPPVSATEAEPETPENISIAGIDIDVLDAFSRLVALLDEPRSIPFLAPLIIEEIHFRMLTGRQGKLLRQVNTAGTRGNRIARAVMWLREHYREPLQVEVLAQTVNMAPSTFYRHFREITLLSPLQYQKQLRLHEAQRLILVEKQYISTAALAVGYENIKQFSREYKRFFGESPSASATRARKTFFGPV, encoded by the coding sequence ATGACCGGATCCGACGAAAGACAGACACGCATCGCGGCCATCAACCGCACGATAGCCGGAAAAATCCTTCCGCGCATGCCCGAGCCGGGCAACTGGCCGACCGTCATTCCCGGCCTGATTCTCTACCGGCGGGACTGGAATTACCTCTCGGAAAACTGTTTCTATCCGCCCGCCATCACGGCCGTCATCCAGGGACAGCGGAATTCGTTTCTCGGGGAACGGGAATACCATTACGAGGAAGGGGAATGTCTCGTCCACAGCGTGGATGTCCCCAGTGTCAATTACTACACGAAAGCCACTCCCGAAAAACCTTTTCTCTCCGTTTCGTTGCAGGTAGACCGGTATCTCGCCGCCCGTTTCGCCCGGGAAATTCCCCCCGTTTCAGCCACGGAAGCCGAACCGGAAACCCCGGAAAACATTTCCATCGCCGGAATCGACATCGATGTGCTGGATGCATTTTCGCGACTGGTCGCCCTGCTCGACGAACCCCGATCCATTCCCTTTCTCGCGCCGCTGATCATCGAAGAAATCCACTTCCGCATGCTGACGGGACGACAGGGCAAACTTCTGAGACAGGTGAACACGGCCGGAACCCGGGGCAACCGGATCGCCCGTGCCGTCATGTGGCTGAGAGAACATTACCGGGAACCGCTTCAGGTCGAGGTACTGGCCCAGACCGTAAACATGGCTCCCTCGACGTTTTACCGCCACTTCAGGGAGATTACCCTGCTCTCTCCCCTGCAATACCAGAAGCAGTTGCGGCTGCACGAAGCGCAGAGGCTGATTCTGGTCGAGAAGCAGTACATTTCGACAGCGGCTCTGGCTGTCGGCTATGAAAACATCAAACAGTTCAGCCGGGAATACAAGCGCTTTTTCGGCGAATCGCCTTCCGCTTCCGCCACCCGCGCCCGCAAAACGTTTTTCGGGCCAGTATGA
- a CDS encoding autotransporter domain-containing protein, producing MNRIYKVIWNRVRGGYVVVGEHQVAKGKSGRVKMVQAAILSGALVLGNMALADAQDFSIPITGKEAAYDGIRSGTDGNYTYTFGAGDYLTISDSNASTGIDISGSTRSIGINGLELSIGQEDRYPVLKGVNLYGDDKSFSMDSGRVTVSSENTSMTADAYGIYVESNGQTVTLGDLAISASAITGGENATAYALSTSNLDNTIEGGDLVLTASAKSAQYAFASGITAWQNAGDTSLPGSTIGLKDLSVTVSAEVTGADGEAYAAGINGDDKSEIRTGNGDIAISAKSASGSAVYAAGIDSRNGSVSMGDATVKVLAEGVDNTVAAYGIRAWNDNDSVRTGHVDVTVQATGGSEDNGYVEAIALLANGGEVSVVGGTLAAVSEKGYVAGVHANGGTSVTLGSENDTLKIVASGTDTAVGIYAGSNSDVLLHGNVSVASPVALQGAGAVTVANGTTVLDGRTDGFTGVLNVRGKVAVGMSETEAADTLASTSGSALMIAAGSTLYGATTVGSTATGTAGTGSSLTVGSDGTLIIKAGNGYNGTDPLVTVDKAAMDASSTLKLVNTAAIADNTTIFSFRDGTGPASCRLETDNLLKVVRDNKLVTTSATDAFGGSLAASGVIDEAFGSTGTLARERIVTITTDTTAQTAAKTLNKIALMGTAGAAQAVSVNTAGVLSDTLERHGSRLRGYDHRQKGADLWIDLNGHASKASRYSAGNTRYGYKSEMAGATIGMDWAHGNGFTTGAALSFGTGTARGQGNGGGTHNEIDYWGFHLYGIYTHDPFNLIGHVGYLETSNEIRQLGYKGEPDVKTFSAGLRVEKPLALNETVTVMPHVGLRYLHIDMDSFSAGGFRYGADKAGLIQTPVGVALNGSLKTANGMQVKPFIDITITPAFGDRKTDNRFGMEGGCVTDTLSTRIAGDTLYIARAGVEASHQNHSFGLNIGVGSGDDGRIDQELMARYRYSF from the coding sequence ATGAACAGGATATATAAAGTGATCTGGAACCGGGTGCGTGGCGGATATGTGGTGGTTGGCGAGCATCAGGTGGCGAAAGGCAAATCCGGGAGGGTGAAGATGGTGCAGGCGGCCATATTGTCCGGTGCATTGGTTTTGGGGAATATGGCACTGGCGGATGCGCAGGATTTTTCCATCCCGATTACCGGAAAAGAGGCGGCTTACGACGGTATCAGGTCGGGGACAGACGGAAATTATACTTATACATTCGGGGCGGGAGACTACCTGACGATCTCCGATAGCAATGCTTCGACGGGCATCGATATCTCCGGTTCCACCCGGTCCATCGGGATCAACGGACTGGAGTTGTCCATTGGCCAGGAAGACCGGTATCCGGTTCTGAAGGGAGTCAATCTATATGGTGACGACAAGTCGTTTTCGATGGATAGCGGAAGGGTGACGGTTTCATCGGAAAACACCAGTATGACAGCGGACGCTTACGGGATTTATGTCGAGAGCAACGGGCAAACGGTCACGCTGGGTGATCTGGCCATTTCGGCCAGTGCGATTACCGGCGGGGAGAATGCCACCGCTTATGCCCTGTCCACCAGCAATCTGGACAATACAATCGAAGGGGGCGATCTCGTTCTGACGGCCTCGGCAAAAAGTGCACAGTATGCATTTGCCAGCGGGATAACCGCCTGGCAGAATGCGGGAGATACCAGCCTTCCCGGCAGTACGATCGGTCTGAAAGATCTTTCCGTAACAGTTTCGGCCGAAGTGACCGGTGCTGATGGCGAAGCGTATGCCGCAGGTATCAATGGCGACGATAAGAGCGAAATTCGTACGGGAAATGGTGATATTGCCATTTCAGCCAAATCGGCCAGCGGGTCGGCTGTCTATGCCGCCGGTATCGACAGCCGGAACGGTTCGGTCAGCATGGGGGATGCAACCGTGAAGGTTTTGGCGGAAGGGGTGGACAATACGGTAGCCGCCTACGGTATCCGGGCCTGGAACGACAATGACAGCGTCCGTACCGGTCACGTCGATGTGACGGTACAGGCAACGGGCGGTTCCGAAGACAACGGGTATGTGGAAGCGATAGCCCTGCTGGCCAATGGCGGGGAAGTCAGTGTGGTCGGCGGGACGCTTGCCGCCGTTTCGGAAAAAGGCTATGTCGCCGGGGTACATGCCAATGGAGGGACGAGCGTTACACTGGGATCGGAAAACGATACCCTGAAAATCGTCGCTTCCGGAACGGATACGGCAGTCGGCATTTACGCCGGTTCCAACTCGGACGTTTTGCTCCACGGGAATGTGTCGGTTGCGTCACCTGTCGCGCTTCAGGGAGCCGGAGCGGTTACGGTGGCCAATGGAACGACAGTACTGGATGGAAGAACAGACGGTTTTACCGGTGTGCTCAATGTCCGGGGAAAAGTGGCGGTCGGCATGAGTGAAACGGAAGCCGCCGACACACTGGCATCGACGTCCGGCTCCGCTCTGATGATCGCGGCCGGGAGCACCCTGTATGGAGCCACGACAGTCGGCTCGACAGCGACGGGAACGGCCGGAACAGGAAGCAGCCTGACTGTCGGCAGCGACGGAACCCTCATTATCAAAGCCGGAAACGGTTACAACGGAACCGATCCGCTGGTGACGGTCGATAAAGCCGCGATGGATGCCTCATCCACCCTGAAACTCGTCAATACCGCAGCTATCGCCGACAATACAACCATCTTTAGTTTCCGGGATGGAACAGGACCGGCATCCTGCCGGCTGGAAACGGATAACCTGCTGAAAGTCGTCCGGGACAACAAGCTCGTCACCACAAGCGCGACGGATGCGTTCGGCGGATCGCTGGCTGCGTCGGGAGTCATTGACGAAGCTTTCGGTTCGACCGGAACGCTGGCAAGAGAACGCATTGTCACCATAACGACGGATACGACGGCACAGACCGCTGCCAAAACCCTCAATAAAATCGCCCTGATGGGAACTGCCGGAGCGGCCCAGGCGGTATCTGTAAACACGGCAGGAGTCCTGTCGGATACTCTGGAAAGACATGGAAGCCGGCTGAGAGGTTACGACCACCGTCAAAAAGGGGCCGACCTGTGGATAGATCTGAACGGCCACGCCAGCAAGGCAAGCCGTTACAGCGCCGGCAATACCCGTTACGGTTACAAAAGCGAAATGGCCGGAGCGACGATCGGTATGGACTGGGCACATGGAAACGGGTTCACCACAGGCGCGGCTTTGAGCTTCGGAACCGGGACGGCCCGGGGACAGGGAAACGGCGGCGGGACCCACAACGAAATCGACTACTGGGGATTTCATCTCTATGGGATCTATACCCATGACCCGTTCAATCTGATCGGTCATGTCGGCTATCTGGAAACTTCCAATGAAATCAGACAGCTGGGCTACAAGGGCGAACCGGATGTGAAAACGTTTTCCGCCGGATTGAGAGTGGAAAAACCGTTGGCCCTCAATGAAACCGTGACTGTCATGCCTCACGTCGGGCTGCGCTATCTGCATATCGACATGGACAGCTTTTCCGCCGGTGGCTTCCGTTACGGGGCGGATAAGGCCGGATTGATCCAGACCCCGGTCGGCGTGGCGTTGAACGGAAGCCTCAAAACCGCAAACGGCATGCAGGTCAAACCGTTCATCGACATCACCATCACACCGGCGTTCGGCGACAGAAAAACAGACAACCGGTTCGGCATGGAAGGAGGCTGCGTCACCGATACCCTGAGTACCCGGATAGCGGGAGATACCCTGTATATAGCAAGAGCCGGCGTGGAAGCGAGCCACCAAAACCACAGCTTCGGGCTGAATATCGGTGTGGGAAGCGGAGACGACGGGCGCATCGATCAGGAACTCATG
- a CDS encoding tyrosine-type recombinase/integrase, protein MGVSITRFSHHFSSFYQLSTRFLLSQEFRPTTVRTYRTALSSFFCWLSAMGIDAPMREHVVSWKEFVKETSSLGTAQTYLAAIKLFFKWTGQQGMYPDIAASVKGIRVGRFPKKDFLALDQVLVILKKAKEGNSASRDYAMVFLMVTCGLRVSEVAHADVGDLRYVGGEPVLYVYGKGRDGKTDSVNVPKKVAAVIYQYLGTRTDLTANSPLFASVSRNNSGGRLTSRSISRIVKNLLQRSGFDGDRMTAHSLRHTAVTMSLEAGATLQQVQQFARHSLIVTTQIYAHNLERLRNPCSNKIASLLLRYEKTHRDAKDENGKVTA, encoded by the coding sequence ATGGGAGTTTCAATAACACGTTTTTCACATCATTTTTCCAGCTTTTACCAGCTTTCCACCCGTTTTCTGCTGTCGCAGGAATTCCGGCCCACGACGGTCAGGACATACCGGACGGCACTTTCTTCCTTTTTCTGCTGGCTGTCTGCGATGGGGATCGATGCGCCCATGCGCGAGCATGTCGTTTCATGGAAAGAGTTCGTCAAGGAAACCAGTTCGCTGGGAACGGCACAGACCTATCTGGCGGCGATCAAACTGTTTTTCAAATGGACGGGACAACAGGGAATGTATCCCGATATCGCGGCGTCCGTGAAAGGTATCCGTGTCGGCCGCTTTCCGAAAAAGGATTTTCTGGCGCTTGATCAGGTGCTTGTCATTCTGAAAAAGGCGAAAGAGGGCAACAGCGCCTCGCGCGATTATGCGATGGTTTTTCTGATGGTGACCTGCGGGTTGCGTGTTTCCGAAGTGGCTCATGCCGATGTGGGAGACCTGAGATATGTCGGCGGTGAACCGGTACTTTATGTGTATGGCAAGGGACGGGACGGCAAGACGGATTCCGTCAATGTGCCGAAAAAGGTGGCGGCGGTCATTTACCAGTATCTGGGCACGCGGACCGATCTGACCGCGAATTCGCCGCTGTTCGCCTCGGTCAGCCGGAACAATAGCGGGGGCCGCCTGACTTCACGCAGTATCAGCCGTATCGTGAAAAACCTGTTGCAGCGTTCGGGGTTCGACGGTGACAGAATGACGGCGCATTCCCTGCGCCATACGGCCGTGACGATGTCGCTGGAAGCGGGAGCGACCCTGCAACAGGTGCAGCAGTTCGCGCGGCACAGTCTGATTGTGACGACCCAGATTTATGCCCACAATCTGGAGCGGCTTCGCAATCCCTGTTCCAACAAGATCGCCAGTCTTTTGTTGCGTTATGAAAAAACGCATCGCGATGCGAAAGACGAGAACGGGAAAGTGACGGCCTGA
- a CDS encoding FUSC family protein, giving the protein MPNRITRDDILFSVKSFMAAMLALYLAFRLGLPRPFWSLISAYVVSQPFSGATRSKAVYRVAGTVVGAVMTMLVVPRFVGYPVLLSIIFSVWIGVCLYVSLLDRTPRAYAFMLAGYSVPIIALPVLADVSVFSEAALFEASLARVEEIVLGIVCSALVHSVILPRGVDRTVLERLDQALKDIRLWVQEILSEAPANRTMELHRLSQTVSELRTLSTHLSFDTSNVRWTTGLVTELQNRFSTLVPVLATVGDRLDVLKAGYGGSLPLPWQKVLAAISHWVAHGSGSDRGIVVRLHREIDRIVPETGRTSEKQDRLLVNLGMELQRLLNECERCFDLRRAIDAGMNGDLPLMEKRKAKTSAVSLFVDRRVALVSALAAALAQGLSCLFWILSGWPTGVSIPVNAGIYCMFFASLDNPLPAIRLQFIYITLSTLTAGLYLLLLLPSVHSFEMLMMMFAPFLLVMNILMVKPATAMRATPFMMLTICSMTMFDTGTADMTTFINSELSQSIGIGMSLFCTWMFRVVNVASVTRRLVLKMWDDIARLGDTSRAPSMIALSVRMVDGISLLVPRLSQLEKQKHVTGVDGLSAAGILSDLCVGLNMARLLRLERRLLRFGVPVRPLLQALSGHYRDRMAARPEGDAGILAMLDAALEDVAMLPAGPVRKAAVAALAGIRRDLFRNTAPFPAGKSAYGEDGHEAGLSVANGS; this is encoded by the coding sequence ATGCCAAACCGGATTACGCGGGACGATATCCTTTTTTCAGTCAAGAGTTTCATGGCAGCCATGCTGGCGCTGTATCTGGCGTTCAGGCTGGGGTTGCCCCGCCCTTTCTGGTCGCTGATTTCGGCTTATGTCGTGTCGCAGCCCTTTTCGGGAGCGACCCGTTCCAAGGCCGTTTACCGGGTGGCCGGGACGGTTGTCGGAGCGGTCATGACCATGCTGGTCGTGCCGAGATTCGTCGGGTATCCCGTATTGCTGTCGATCATTTTCAGTGTCTGGATCGGTGTATGCCTTTATGTTTCCCTGCTGGACAGGACTCCCAGGGCCTACGCTTTCATGTTGGCGGGCTATTCGGTGCCGATCATCGCCTTGCCGGTTCTGGCGGACGTTTCCGTTTTCAGCGAAGCGGCCCTGTTCGAGGCATCCCTGGCGCGGGTGGAGGAAATCGTGTTGGGGATTGTCTGTTCGGCGCTGGTTCACAGCGTCATTTTGCCCAGAGGGGTGGACAGAACCGTGCTGGAAAGACTCGATCAGGCGCTGAAAGACATCCGCCTGTGGGTACAGGAAATTCTTTCGGAAGCGCCGGCGAACCGGACGATGGAACTGCACAGGCTTTCGCAGACGGTTTCGGAACTGAGGACGCTTTCCACCCATCTTTCATTCGATACATCCAATGTGCGCTGGACAACCGGACTGGTGACGGAACTGCAAAATCGTTTTTCCACACTCGTGCCCGTTCTGGCGACGGTCGGGGACAGGCTGGACGTACTGAAAGCCGGATATGGCGGCAGTCTGCCCTTGCCCTGGCAGAAGGTGCTGGCGGCCATCAGTCACTGGGTGGCGCACGGCAGCGGTAGCGATCGGGGAATTGTCGTCCGCCTGCACAGGGAAATCGACCGGATCGTTCCGGAAACCGGCAGAACATCGGAGAAACAGGACAGGTTGCTCGTCAATCTGGGAATGGAACTGCAACGTCTGCTGAACGAATGCGAACGGTGTTTCGATTTGCGGCGTGCCATCGATGCCGGCATGAACGGGGACTTGCCGCTCATGGAAAAACGGAAGGCGAAAACATCCGCGGTTTCACTGTTCGTCGACCGCCGGGTTGCGCTGGTTTCCGCACTGGCCGCGGCGCTGGCGCAAGGACTTTCCTGCCTGTTCTGGATTCTTTCCGGCTGGCCGACGGGGGTCAGCATTCCGGTCAATGCCGGCATTTACTGCATGTTTTTCGCTTCGCTGGACAATCCGTTGCCGGCCATCCGCCTGCAATTCATCTATATCACCCTGTCGACGCTCACGGCGGGTCTGTATCTGCTGCTTCTGCTGCCGTCCGTCCACAGTTTCGAAATGCTGATGATGATGTTCGCGCCTTTTTTGCTGGTCATGAATATTCTCATGGTCAAACCGGCAACAGCCATGCGGGCTACTCCGTTCATGATGCTGACGATCTGTTCCATGACCATGTTCGATACCGGGACGGCCGACATGACGACCTTCATCAATTCCGAGCTCAGCCAGTCGATCGGTATCGGCATGTCCCTTTTCTGCACCTGGATGTTCCGGGTCGTCAATGTCGCTTCCGTGACACGGCGTCTGGTGCTGAAAATGTGGGACGACATCGCCAGACTGGGCGATACTTCCCGGGCGCCGTCCATGATCGCGCTATCGGTCAGGATGGTCGATGGCATCAGCCTGCTGGTTCCGCGCCTGTCGCAGCTGGAAAAGCAGAAACATGTGACGGGGGTGGACGGCCTGTCCGCTGCCGGCATTCTGTCCGATCTGTGTGTGGGACTGAACATGGCCAGGCTTTTGCGGCTGGAAAGGAGACTGTTGCGGTTCGGTGTGCCGGTTCGTCCCCTGTTGCAGGCCTTGTCCGGTCATTACCGTGACCGCATGGCGGCAAGGCCGGAAGGCGATGCCGGCATACTGGCCATGCTGGATGCGGCACTCGAAGACGTCGCGATGCTTCCCGCCGGTCCTGTCCGGAAAGCCGCTGTGGCCGCCCTGGCGGGAATACGGCGCGATCTGTTCCGCAATACGGCACCGTTTCCCGCCGGAAAATCAGCGTACGGAGAAGACGGGCATGAAGCCGGTCTTTCCGTCGCCAACGGTTCCTGA